A single genomic interval of Gossypium raimondii isolate GPD5lz chromosome 11, ASM2569854v1, whole genome shotgun sequence harbors:
- the LOC105803021 gene encoding probable E3 ubiquitin-protein ligase BAH1-like 1, whose protein sequence is MSDVVNCFNDCAQKLLELHLASGFRKYFIWFKAKLQGSHIALIQAGKDLVNYAMINAIAIRKILKKYDKVHYSKQGQAFRSQAQSMHIEILQSPWLCELMAFRVNLRETKAISGKAPALFEGCYLTFNDGKPFLSCELFDSVKLDTDLTCSISLAGVYEGAVHLDELSILLRRSYREYWEQRLEKERVERVRQAKQHWESQCQASIGL, encoded by the exons ATGTCTGATGTAGTAAACTGCTTCAATGATTGTGCCCAGAAATTGCTTGAACTACACCTTGCTTCTGGCTTCAGAAAGTACTTCATTTGGTTCAAGGCCAAGCTTCAAGGAAGCCATATTGCCTTGATTCAAGCAGGGAAGGACCTGGTTAACTATGCAATGATTAATGCTATCGCAATCAGGAAAATACTCAAGAAATATGATAAG GTTCATTACTCCAAGCAAGGGCAAGCCTTCAGGTCACAAGCACAAAGCATGCACATTGAAATCCTTCAATCACCATGGTTATGTGAGCTCATGGCATTCCGCGTAAATTTGAGGGAAACAAAGGCTATATCAGGGAAGGCCCCTGCTTTGTTTGAGGGCTGTTATCTCACTTTCAATGATGGCAAACCATTCCTGTCATGTGAACTCTTTGATTCTGTCAAGCTTGATACTGACTTGACTTGCTCTATTTCTTTA GCTGGAGTTTATGAAGGTGCCGTGCATTTGGATGAGCTTAGTATATTGTTGAGGAGAAG cTACCGTGAATACTGGGAGCAGCGACTTGAGAAGGAAAGAGTGGAGAGAGTTCGGCAGGCAAAGCAACACTGGGAATCCCAGTGTCAGGCATCCATTGGACTCTGA